Proteins from a single region of Streptomyces glaucescens:
- a CDS encoding GNAT family N-acetyltransferase: MTHMPTTHPPKTTTSDDVPPISRLLALAFDDDPMMRWFFPEDTTRGAGLSRYFATLLTRQYLVHGVCEHTASAAAFWVPPEGREKAVPDATTVQQLQEILGERAPLFRDAVEAAAQHGPREAHWYLAVIGADPAARGQGHGAALLRSGLARADAAGLPVYLESSKPSNLPLYEHFGFTVLTELRLPGGGPALWAMRREPRPGSAQDR; encoded by the coding sequence ATGACCCATATGCCGACGACGCACCCACCGAAGACGACGACGTCCGACGACGTGCCCCCCATCAGCCGCTTGCTGGCCCTCGCCTTCGACGACGACCCGATGATGCGCTGGTTCTTCCCCGAGGACACCACCCGGGGGGCCGGGCTGTCCCGCTACTTCGCCACCCTCCTCACCCGCCAGTACCTGGTGCACGGCGTGTGCGAGCACACCGCCTCGGCGGCGGCCTTCTGGGTCCCGCCGGAGGGGCGGGAGAAGGCCGTGCCGGACGCCACGACCGTCCAGCAGCTCCAGGAGATCCTCGGCGAACGCGCCCCGCTGTTCCGGGACGCCGTCGAGGCCGCCGCCCAGCACGGCCCGCGGGAGGCGCACTGGTACCTCGCGGTGATCGGCGCCGACCCCGCCGCCCGGGGCCAGGGGCACGGGGCCGCCCTGCTGCGCTCGGGGCTGGCCCGGGCCGACGCGGCCGGGCTTCCTGTCTACCTGGAGTCCTCCAAGCCCTCCAACCTCCCTCTGTACGAGCACTTCGGCTTCACCGTGCTCACCGAACTGCGGCTGCCGGGCGGCGGGCCGGCCCTGTGGGCGATGCGGCGGGAGCCGCGCCCGGGGTCGGCGCAGGACCGGTAG
- a CDS encoding SigE family RNA polymerase sigma factor, with protein sequence MGDRKQARDEEFQAFVIGRWPRLMRTAFLLTGEQHAAEDLVQSTLERVYVAWRKVGSADEPEAYVRRVMINTHARKHRRRLREFLAPKDDSGLAHDQPDTGDRIAQADDRNALLKALAGLPVRQREAVVLRYWEDLTETQTAEAMGCSVGAVKSNAAKGIAKLRAIPGLAETVTQGGRK encoded by the coding sequence ATGGGGGATCGGAAGCAGGCCCGGGACGAGGAGTTCCAGGCCTTCGTCATCGGCCGCTGGCCGCGGTTGATGCGCACGGCATTTCTCCTCACGGGGGAGCAGCACGCGGCGGAGGACCTGGTCCAGTCGACCCTGGAGCGGGTCTACGTGGCCTGGCGCAAGGTCGGCTCGGCCGATGAACCGGAGGCGTACGTCCGGCGCGTGATGATCAACACGCACGCGCGCAAGCACCGCAGACGCCTGCGCGAGTTCCTGGCACCGAAGGACGACTCCGGGCTCGCGCACGACCAGCCGGACACCGGAGACCGCATCGCCCAGGCGGACGACCGCAACGCGCTGCTGAAGGCACTCGCCGGACTGCCCGTGCGCCAGCGGGAGGCCGTGGTGCTGCGGTACTGGGAGGACCTGACGGAGACCCAGACCGCCGAGGCCATGGGCTGCTCCGTCGGCGCGGTGAAGAGCAACGCGGCGAAGGGGATCGCGAAACTCCGCGCCATACCGGGGCTGGCCGAGACGGTGACACAGGGAGGGCGGAAGTGA
- a CDS encoding zinc ribbon domain-containing protein translates to MNAAPADQIRLLDVQALDVRLQQLAHKRRSLPEHAEIESLNKDLTQLRDLLVAAQTEESDCAREQTKAEQDVDQVRQRAARDQKRLDSGAVSSPKDLENLQREIVSLAKRQGDLEDIVLEVMERRESAQARVAELTERVSSVQAKIDDATGRRDAAFEAIDGEAATVTKEREVVAGSVPADLLKLYEKLREQQGGIGAAKLYARTCQGCRQELAITELNEIRKAAPDTVVRCENCRRILVRTAESGL, encoded by the coding sequence CTGAACGCCGCGCCCGCCGACCAGATCCGACTCCTCGACGTCCAGGCGCTCGACGTGCGCCTCCAGCAGCTCGCCCACAAGCGCCGGTCGCTGCCCGAGCACGCCGAGATCGAGTCGCTGAACAAGGACCTCACGCAGCTGCGCGACCTGCTGGTGGCCGCGCAGACCGAGGAGAGCGACTGCGCCCGCGAGCAGACCAAGGCCGAGCAGGACGTCGACCAGGTGCGCCAGCGCGCCGCCCGCGACCAGAAGCGGCTGGACTCCGGCGCGGTCAGCTCGCCAAAGGACCTCGAGAACCTCCAGCGCGAGATCGTCTCGCTCGCCAAGCGCCAGGGCGACCTGGAGGACATCGTCCTGGAGGTCATGGAGCGCCGTGAGTCCGCGCAGGCGCGGGTCGCGGAACTGACCGAGCGGGTCTCCTCAGTGCAGGCGAAGATCGACGACGCCACCGGGCGCCGGGACGCCGCGTTCGAGGCTATCGACGGCGAGGCGGCCACGGTCACCAAGGAGCGCGAGGTCGTCGCCGGGTCCGTCCCCGCCGACCTGCTGAAGCTCTACGAGAAGCTGCGCGAGCAGCAGGGCGGCATCGGCGCGGCCAAGCTGTACGCGCGCACCTGCCAGGGCTGCCGCCAGGAGCTGGCCATCACCGAGCTGAACGAGATCCGCAAGGCCGCCCCGGACACCGTGGTGCGCTGCGAGAACTGCCGCCGCATCCTGGTGCGCACGGCCGAGTCCGGGCTGTAG
- a CDS encoding Nif3-like dinuclear metal center hexameric protein, producing MPRLSEVITALENLWPAERAESWDAVGTVVGDPGQEVTRVLFAVDPVQEIVDEAVQLGADLLVTHHPLYLRGTTTVAASTFKGRVVHTLIKNDIALHVAHTNADTADPGVSDALAGALDLRVVGPLVPDPTDPEGRRGLGRICELDHPLTVRELAARAAARLPATAQGIRVAGDPGATVRTVAVSGGSGDSLFGHVRAAGVDAFLTADLRHHPASEAVAHSPLALLDAAHWATEWPWCELAASQLDEISDRNGWGLRVHVSKTVTDPWTAHAASTPTSSAMGAPN from the coding sequence GTGCCCCGTCTGTCTGAAGTCATCACCGCGCTGGAGAACCTGTGGCCCGCCGAACGGGCCGAGTCCTGGGACGCGGTCGGAACGGTCGTGGGCGACCCCGGCCAGGAGGTCACCCGGGTCCTGTTCGCCGTCGACCCCGTCCAGGAGATCGTCGACGAGGCCGTACAGCTCGGAGCCGACCTGCTGGTCACCCACCACCCGCTCTACCTGCGCGGCACGACGACGGTCGCCGCCTCCACCTTCAAGGGCCGGGTCGTGCACACCCTGATCAAGAACGACATCGCGCTGCACGTCGCCCACACCAACGCCGACACCGCCGACCCCGGCGTCTCCGACGCCCTCGCGGGCGCGCTGGACCTGCGCGTCGTAGGGCCCCTGGTGCCCGACCCCACCGACCCCGAGGGCCGCCGCGGCCTCGGCCGGATCTGCGAACTCGACCACCCGCTGACCGTCCGCGAACTCGCCGCGCGCGCCGCCGCGCGCCTGCCCGCCACCGCGCAGGGCATCCGCGTGGCCGGCGACCCCGGGGCGACCGTCCGCACGGTCGCCGTCAGCGGAGGCTCCGGCGACAGCCTCTTCGGCCACGTCCGCGCGGCCGGCGTGGACGCCTTCCTCACCGCGGACCTGCGCCACCACCCGGCGTCGGAAGCCGTGGCCCACAGTCCTCTCGCGCTGCTCGACGCGGCGCACTGGGCCACCGAGTGGCCCTGGTGCGAGCTGGCCGCGAGCCAGCTCGACGAGATCTCCGACCGCAACGGCTGGGGCCTTCGGGTCCATGTCTCCAAGACGGTCACCGACCCCTGGACCGCCCACGCGGCGTCCACCCCGACCTCTAGCGCAATGGGAGCCCCCAACTGA
- a CDS encoding MFS transporter has translation MATMLPASETTSRASLRTAPPTWLVVALACAGQFLVVLDVSVVNVALPSIRADLGLSGPGLQWVVNAYAIAFAGFMLLGGRAGDLFGRKRMFLVGLSLFTVASLGGGFAQEGWELLAARAAQGLGAAVLAPSTLTLLTSAVPEGAARARAIATWTAVGAGGGAAGGLIGGLLVEGLSWRWVLLINVPIGAVVLAAALRWLPESRAAGRRRLDLPGAVLVTSGLGALAYGISQTEATGWTASATLVPLFAGLLLIGLFLLVEARTTAPLMPLRLLALRPVSSANAAMFLSGSAMFCMWFFMTLYAQNVLGYSPLEAGLALVPSSLAVVVGSKLAPRWMRRLGARRVAVLGSLTGAAGFGWQSTMRADGGYLTGIMLPGILMMLGAGLTATPLAALATSGADPRDAGLVSGMINTSRVMGGSLGLAVMSTIAAARTGESTGAVPLTEGYALAFRASAVVLLAGAAVMAVWLPGKEAAGTAGPPDTAGAGSGAEARRSAGAGSAGDLAGAAGGGDLVGAGEEGGARHAGGARNAGGAGEGGGGAGEGGDAAGAGAAR, from the coding sequence ATGGCAACCATGCTCCCAGCGTCCGAGACCACCTCCCGTGCCTCCCTCCGCACCGCACCCCCCACCTGGCTGGTCGTGGCCCTCGCCTGCGCCGGACAGTTCCTGGTCGTGCTCGACGTGTCCGTCGTCAATGTGGCGCTGCCGTCGATACGGGCCGACCTCGGGCTGAGCGGCCCGGGCCTGCAATGGGTGGTGAACGCGTACGCGATCGCCTTCGCCGGGTTCATGCTGCTGGGCGGACGCGCGGGTGACCTGTTCGGCCGCAAGCGGATGTTCCTGGTCGGGCTCTCGCTGTTCACGGTGGCCTCCCTGGGCGGCGGCTTCGCGCAGGAGGGCTGGGAGCTGCTGGCCGCACGTGCCGCGCAGGGCCTCGGCGCGGCCGTCCTCGCCCCCTCCACGCTCACCCTCCTCACCTCCGCCGTCCCGGAGGGCGCCGCGCGGGCGCGGGCCATCGCCACCTGGACGGCGGTCGGCGCGGGCGGCGGCGCCGCGGGCGGGCTCATCGGCGGTCTGCTCGTCGAGGGGCTGTCGTGGCGGTGGGTGCTGCTGATCAACGTTCCGATCGGCGCGGTCGTCCTGGCCGCCGCCCTGCGCTGGCTGCCCGAGAGCCGCGCCGCGGGCCGGCGCCGTCTGGACCTGCCGGGCGCGGTGCTCGTCACGTCGGGGCTGGGCGCGCTCGCGTACGGCATCTCGCAGACCGAGGCGACGGGCTGGACCGCGTCGGCCACACTGGTCCCGCTCTTCGCGGGGCTGCTGCTCATCGGCCTGTTCCTGCTGGTCGAGGCGCGCACGACGGCGCCGCTGATGCCGCTCAGGCTGCTCGCGCTGCGGCCGGTGTCGTCGGCCAACGCGGCGATGTTCCTCAGCGGCTCCGCGATGTTCTGCATGTGGTTCTTCATGACGCTGTACGCGCAGAACGTGCTCGGCTACTCGCCGCTGGAGGCCGGTCTCGCCCTGGTGCCCAGCTCGCTCGCCGTCGTCGTCGGCTCCAAGCTGGCCCCGCGCTGGATGCGCCGGCTGGGCGCGCGGCGGGTTGCCGTGCTCGGCTCGCTGACCGGCGCCGCCGGGTTCGGCTGGCAGTCGACGATGCGCGCCGACGGCGGCTACCTCACCGGGATCATGCTCCCCGGCATCCTGATGATGCTCGGCGCGGGCCTCACCGCGACACCGCTGGCCGCGCTCGCCACCTCGGGCGCGGACCCGCGGGACGCCGGACTGGTCTCCGGCATGATCAACACCTCCCGGGTGATGGGCGGCTCCCTCGGCCTCGCGGTGATGTCGACGATCGCCGCGGCCCGTACCGGGGAGAGCACGGGGGCGGTCCCGCTCACCGAGGGGTACGCGCTGGCGTTCCGGGCGTCGGCGGTGGTGCTGCTGGCGGGAGCCGCGGTGATGGCGGTGTGGCTGCCGGGGAAGGAGGCGGCGGGCACCGCGGGCCCTCCGGACACCGCGGGGGCCGGGAGCGGTGCGGAGGCCAGGAGGTCCGCGGGGGCCGGGAGCGCTGGGGACCTCGCAGGCGCTGCGGGCGGCGGGGACCTCGTGGGCGCCGGGGAGGAAGGGGGCGCTCGGCACGCCGGGGGCGCCCGGAACGCCGGCGGTGCCGGGGAAGGCGGGGGCGGTGCCGGGGAAGGCGGGGACGCTGCGGGGGCCGGGGCCGCTCGCTGA
- a CDS encoding class I SAM-dependent methyltransferase, with translation MSTAPKPEILAAFEAAKGFMPVDEGLALYAAAVEAGRLGLPLLEVGTYCGRSTILLADAARAAGVTAVTVDHHRGSEEQQPGWEYHDPETVDPELGLMDTLPAFRRTLHRAGLEEHVVALVGRSPQIAALWNTPVGLVFIDGGHTDEHARADYEGWAPWVAPDGLLVIHDVFPDPADEFTGQAPYRVYLRALESGAFTEVGVAGSMRVLRRTGAGHPVGSPAAR, from the coding sequence ATGAGCACGGCACCCAAGCCGGAGATCCTGGCCGCGTTCGAGGCCGCGAAGGGGTTCATGCCGGTCGACGAGGGGCTGGCGCTGTACGCGGCGGCGGTGGAGGCGGGGCGGCTCGGGCTGCCGTTGCTGGAGGTCGGCACGTACTGCGGCCGGTCGACGATCCTGCTCGCGGACGCCGCCCGTGCGGCCGGTGTCACCGCGGTCACCGTCGACCACCACCGGGGCAGCGAGGAGCAGCAGCCCGGCTGGGAGTACCACGATCCGGAGACGGTCGACCCGGAGCTGGGTCTGATGGACACCCTTCCGGCCTTCCGCCGCACCCTGCACCGGGCGGGCCTGGAGGAGCACGTGGTGGCCCTGGTGGGCCGTTCCCCGCAGATCGCGGCGCTGTGGAACACGCCTGTGGGCCTGGTCTTCATCGACGGGGGCCACACCGACGAGCACGCCCGCGCGGACTACGAGGGGTGGGCGCCGTGGGTGGCGCCGGACGGTCTGCTGGTCATCCACGACGTCTTCCCTGATCCGGCCGACGAGTTCACCGGCCAGGCGCCGTACCGCGTCTACCTGCGGGCCCTGGAGTCGGGGGCGTTCACGGAGGTGGGGGTCGCGGGGTCGATGCGCGTGCTGCGGCGCACGGGTGCGGGGCACCCGGTGGGTTCGCCGGCCGCCCGCTAG
- a CDS encoding bifunctional RNase H/acid phosphatase: MREFIVEADGGSRGNPGPAGYGAVVIDAATGETLAEAAEFLGTVTNNVAEYRGLLAGLRAARELDPTARVHVRMDSKLVVEQMSGRWKIKHPGMKPLAMEASRVFPPGQVTYEWIPRERNKHADRLANEAMDRGAAGAPPATGTTPGTAPEPAAAAAGPAAASAAAPVAGPGAGTAASATDPAAGVPATATPAEDAGTAEADHRAARTVAASATAPTAATTAPTPSVGWGSAPDLGAPATFVLLRHGETPLTPQKRFSGSGGSDPSLSGTGREQAERVAAALARRGTIQAIVSSPLARTRETAGIVAARLGLEVGIDDGLRETDFGAWEGLTFAEVHERHPEDLAAWLASPDAEPTGGGESFAATAVRIAAARDRLIEAYAGRTVLLVTHVTPIKTLVRLALNAPAESLFRMELSAASLSVVAYYADGNASVRLLNDTAHLR; encoded by the coding sequence GTGCGGGAGTTCATCGTCGAGGCCGACGGCGGGTCGCGGGGCAACCCGGGGCCCGCGGGCTACGGGGCCGTCGTCATCGACGCGGCGACGGGGGAGACGCTGGCGGAGGCGGCGGAGTTCCTGGGCACGGTGACGAACAACGTCGCCGAGTACCGGGGGCTGCTCGCCGGCCTGCGCGCCGCCCGCGAACTCGACCCGACCGCGCGGGTGCACGTACGGATGGACTCCAAGCTGGTCGTCGAGCAGATGTCCGGCCGCTGGAAGATCAAGCACCCCGGCATGAAGCCGCTCGCCATGGAGGCGTCCCGGGTCTTCCCGCCCGGGCAGGTGACCTACGAGTGGATCCCGCGCGAGCGGAACAAGCACGCGGACCGCCTGGCGAACGAGGCGATGGACCGGGGAGCCGCCGGCGCCCCGCCCGCCACGGGGACCACCCCCGGGACCGCCCCGGAACCGGCCGCCGCGGCCGCCGGGCCCGCTGCCGCTTCGGCCGCCGCACCCGTCGCCGGACCGGGCGCCGGAACCGCCGCGTCCGCCACGGACCCGGCCGCCGGGGTGCCCGCCACCGCGACTCCCGCCGAGGACGCCGGCACAGCCGAGGCCGACCACCGCGCCGCCCGCACCGTCGCCGCCTCCGCCACGGCACCCACCGCCGCGACCACGGCCCCCACCCCCTCGGTCGGCTGGGGCTCCGCCCCCGACCTCGGCGCGCCCGCCACCTTCGTACTGCTGCGGCACGGTGAGACGCCGCTGACTCCGCAGAAGCGCTTCTCGGGCAGCGGCGGCAGTGACCCGTCGCTCTCCGGCACCGGCCGCGAGCAGGCCGAGCGGGTCGCCGCGGCGCTGGCCCGGCGGGGCACGATCCAGGCGATCGTGTCGTCCCCGCTGGCACGCACCCGGGAGACCGCCGGGATCGTCGCCGCCCGCCTCGGCCTGGAGGTCGGGATCGACGACGGGCTGCGCGAGACGGACTTCGGCGCCTGGGAGGGCCTCACCTTCGCCGAGGTGCACGAGCGCCACCCGGAGGACCTGGCCGCCTGGCTGGCCTCCCCGGACGCCGAGCCGACCGGCGGCGGCGAGAGCTTCGCGGCGACCGCCGTCCGGATCGCCGCCGCCCGCGACAGGCTGATCGAGGCGTACGCGGGCCGCACGGTGCTGCTGGTCACCCATGTCACGCCGATCAAGACCCTGGTCCGGCTCGCGCTGAACGCCCCCGCGGAGTCCCTGTTCCGCATGGAGCTGTCCGCGGCGTCCTTGTCGGTGGTGGCGTACTACGCCGACGGCAACGCCAGCGTCCGCCTGCTCAACGACACCGCGCACCTGCGCTGA
- a CDS encoding endo-1,4-beta-xylanase encodes MHTSASSRARRALVPVLTGLLAVAGLTTASGTAEAASTLAGAAAEKGRYFGTAVAAGHLGEAPYVSTLNAEFDSVTPENEMKWDAVEPSRGSFNFANADRIVSHAQSRGMKVRGHTLVWHSQLPSWVGNLSAGDLRTAMNNHINQVMGHWKGKIHSWDVVNEAFQDGSSGARRNSPFQDKLGNGFIEEAFRAARAADPAAKLCYNDYNTDGVNAKSNAVYNMVRDFKARGVPIDCVGFQSHFNSASPVPADYQANLQRFADLGVDVQITELDIEGSGTSQATSYANVVKACLAVTRCTGITVWGITDKYSWRASGTPLLFDSNYNKKPAYTAVLNALGGTSGGGNPGNPGGATCTATYSKQEEWSDRFNGRVTITAGSAAISGWTTTVTVTSPQKIVATWNGSPTWDGSGNVMTMRPNGNGSLAAGASTSFGFTVMKNGSSAAPVIGGCTAS; translated from the coding sequence ATGCATACCAGTGCGTCCTCCCGTGCCCGCAGGGCACTCGTCCCGGTCCTCACCGGACTGCTCGCCGTCGCCGGTCTCACCACCGCGTCCGGCACCGCCGAGGCGGCGAGCACGCTGGCCGGCGCCGCCGCCGAGAAGGGCCGCTACTTCGGCACCGCCGTCGCCGCCGGCCACCTGGGTGAAGCGCCGTACGTCTCGACGCTCAACGCCGAGTTCGACTCGGTCACGCCCGAGAACGAGATGAAGTGGGACGCGGTGGAGCCGAGCCGCGGCTCCTTCAACTTCGCGAACGCCGACCGCATCGTCAGCCACGCCCAGAGCCGGGGCATGAAGGTCCGCGGCCACACCCTGGTCTGGCACTCCCAACTGCCGAGCTGGGTCGGCAACCTGAGCGCCGGCGACCTCAGAACGGCGATGAACAACCACATCAACCAGGTCATGGGCCACTGGAAGGGCAAGATCCACTCCTGGGACGTGGTGAACGAGGCCTTCCAGGACGGCTCCAGCGGCGCCCGCCGCAACTCGCCCTTCCAGGACAAGCTGGGCAACGGCTTCATCGAGGAGGCCTTCCGCGCCGCGCGCGCCGCCGACCCCGCCGCCAAGCTCTGCTACAACGACTACAACACCGACGGCGTCAACGCGAAGAGCAATGCCGTCTACAACATGGTCCGCGACTTCAAGGCGCGCGGCGTGCCCATCGACTGCGTGGGCTTCCAGTCCCACTTCAACAGCGCCTCCCCGGTCCCCGCCGACTACCAGGCCAACCTCCAGCGCTTCGCCGACCTCGGGGTCGACGTCCAGATCACCGAACTCGACATCGAGGGCTCCGGCACCAGCCAGGCCACCAGCTACGCCAACGTGGTCAAGGCCTGTCTCGCCGTCACCCGCTGCACCGGCATCACCGTCTGGGGCATCACCGACAAGTACTCCTGGCGGGCCAGCGGCACCCCGCTGCTGTTCGACTCCAACTACAACAAGAAGCCCGCGTACACCGCCGTGCTGAACGCGCTCGGCGGCACCTCGGGCGGCGGCAACCCGGGCAACCCCGGCGGCGCCACCTGCACCGCCACCTACAGCAAGCAGGAGGAGTGGAGCGACCGCTTCAACGGCCGGGTGACCATCACCGCGGGCAGCGCGGCCATCAGCGGCTGGACCACGACCGTCACCGTCACCTCCCCGCAAAAGATCGTCGCCACCTGGAACGGCTCACCCACCTGGGACGGCAGCGGCAACGTCATGACCATGCGGCCCAACGGCAACGGCAGCCTCGCCGCCGGCGCCTCGACCAGCTTCGGGTTCACCGTCATGAAGAACGGCAGCTCGGCGGCACCGGTCATCGGCGGCTGCACCGCGTCCTGA
- a CDS encoding MaoC/PaaZ C-terminal domain-containing protein has product MPIDAAKALAAGPRTGEISWTRKDVLLYHLGIGAGRPATDPAELRYTLESRLHVLPSFATVAGGGPPGVISGLSMPGVDVDLARVLHAGQSLALHRTLPAEGTATTSERIVAVHDKGTAAVLVLRTDAADADGPLWTAHARIHVRGEGGWGGDRGPATRREPPAGAPDRTVERPVREDQALLYRLCGDWNPLHADPEFAARAGFDRPVLHGLCTYGITLKAVVDTLLDGDVTRVRGCTARFAGVVHPGETLRVRMWRGAGEIRMDVGAVERGDAPVLADAGVRYA; this is encoded by the coding sequence ATGCCCATCGACGCAGCCAAGGCCCTCGCCGCCGGACCCCGGACCGGCGAGATCTCCTGGACCCGGAAGGACGTCCTGCTCTACCACCTCGGCATCGGCGCGGGCCGCCCCGCCACCGACCCCGCCGAACTGCGCTACACGCTGGAGTCCCGGCTGCACGTCCTGCCGAGCTTCGCCACCGTCGCGGGGGGCGGCCCGCCCGGGGTGATCAGCGGCCTGTCCATGCCCGGCGTCGACGTCGACCTCGCCCGCGTCCTGCACGCCGGACAGTCGCTGGCCCTGCACCGCACCCTCCCGGCCGAGGGCACCGCGACCACGAGCGAGCGGATCGTCGCCGTCCACGACAAGGGCACCGCGGCCGTCCTGGTGCTGCGCACCGATGCCGCCGACGCCGACGGGCCGCTGTGGACCGCTCATGCCCGGATCCACGTGCGCGGCGAAGGCGGCTGGGGCGGCGACCGGGGCCCGGCCACCCGGCGCGAACCGCCCGCCGGCGCCCCCGACCGGACCGTCGAGCGGCCCGTCCGGGAGGACCAGGCGCTGCTCTACCGGCTCTGCGGCGACTGGAACCCGCTGCACGCCGACCCCGAGTTCGCCGCGCGGGCGGGCTTCGACCGGCCCGTCCTGCACGGCCTGTGCACCTACGGCATCACGCTGAAGGCCGTCGTCGACACCCTGCTCGACGGCGACGTGACCCGGGTGCGCGGCTGCACCGCGCGGTTCGCCGGGGTGGTCCACCCCGGGGAGACCCTGCGGGTGCGGATGTGGCGGGGCGCCGGGGAGATCCGGATGGACGTCGGCGCCGTGGAGCGGGGCGACGCGCCGGTCCTCGCCGACGCCGGTGTCCGGTACGCGTGA
- a CDS encoding MFS transporter — MTPTTTGTPSGQPDMPGRNVRPGRPGRPDRSEKTERTERTVDRAVVPVLAFAGIAVAVMQTLLVPVIKDLPQLLDTDPGNATWVLTSTLLSGAVATPIMGRLGDLFGKRRMLVGSLAVMVVGALISAFTSALVPMIVGRTLQGFAMGAIPLGIGLMRDMLPRERLGSAMALMSSSIGVGGGLALPAAALVAQHTDWHTLFYGAAGLGVLAIALVLLVVPESPVRAAGSFDLPGALGLSAGLVLLLLPVTKGSDWGWSSGTTLGLFAAAVVVLLLWGLLELRVAAPLVDLRTTARREVLLTNLASIMVGVSFYVVSLVLPQLLQLPSATGYGLGQSMVVAGLCVAPLGVTMMFTAPLYARLSAKYGPKVTLILGLLVIGLGYGAGLGLMDAAWQTVVTSVVLGAGIGLAYSSLPALIVGAVPASETGAANGLNTLMRSIGTSVSSAVIGMVLANTADTAGGVAVPTMHGFRVSFLIATAAVAAGLLLALFLPGQRPSGTLQLRASSEEDASLERAEEVLRGFQGRVLSADGAPVARARVTLIDRHGRRAGATYSADDGGYALAVPGSGSYVLAVRAAGHGPHASAATHAGDGRAVVDLSLPGETVSA; from the coding sequence ATGACACCCACGACGACCGGCACGCCGTCCGGCCAGCCCGACATGCCCGGCCGCAACGTCCGGCCCGGCAGGCCCGGCAGGCCCGACCGGAGCGAGAAGACCGAGCGGACCGAGCGGACCGTCGACCGGGCCGTCGTGCCGGTGCTCGCCTTCGCGGGCATCGCGGTCGCGGTGATGCAGACCCTGCTCGTCCCGGTGATCAAGGACCTGCCGCAACTGCTGGACACCGATCCCGGCAACGCCACGTGGGTCCTCACCTCCACGCTCCTCTCCGGAGCCGTGGCCACCCCGATCATGGGCCGGCTCGGCGACCTGTTCGGCAAGCGGCGGATGCTGGTCGGCAGCCTCGCCGTGATGGTCGTCGGCGCGCTGATCAGCGCGTTCACCAGCGCGCTGGTGCCGATGATCGTCGGCCGTACCCTCCAGGGGTTCGCCATGGGCGCCATCCCGCTCGGCATCGGCCTGATGCGCGACATGCTCCCGCGCGAGCGGCTCGGCTCCGCCATGGCCCTGATGAGCAGCTCCATCGGCGTCGGCGGCGGTCTCGCGCTGCCCGCGGCGGCGCTGGTCGCCCAGCACACCGACTGGCACACCCTCTTCTACGGCGCCGCCGGCCTCGGCGTCCTCGCCATCGCGCTGGTCCTGCTGGTGGTCCCCGAATCCCCCGTGCGCGCCGCCGGCTCCTTCGACCTGCCCGGCGCACTCGGACTGTCCGCCGGACTGGTCCTGCTGCTCCTGCCCGTCACCAAGGGCAGCGACTGGGGCTGGTCGTCCGGCACGACGCTCGGCCTCTTCGCGGCGGCGGTCGTGGTGCTGCTGCTGTGGGGCCTGCTGGAACTCAGGGTCGCCGCGCCGCTGGTCGACCTGCGCACCACCGCCCGCCGCGAAGTGCTGCTCACCAACCTCGCGTCGATCATGGTCGGTGTCTCCTTCTACGTCGTCTCGCTGGTCCTGCCCCAGCTCCTCCAGCTGCCCTCCGCGACCGGCTACGGCCTCGGGCAGTCGATGGTCGTCGCGGGCCTGTGCGTGGCGCCGCTGGGCGTGACCATGATGTTCACCGCACCGCTCTACGCCCGGCTGTCCGCCAAGTACGGGCCCAAGGTGACCCTGATCCTCGGCCTGCTCGTCATAGGCCTCGGCTACGGCGCCGGACTCGGCCTGATGGACGCCGCCTGGCAGACCGTCGTCACCTCGGTCGTCCTCGGCGCGGGAATCGGCCTCGCCTACTCCTCGCTCCCGGCCCTGATCGTCGGCGCCGTCCCGGCCTCCGAGACCGGCGCGGCGAACGGCCTGAACACCCTGATGCGGTCCATCGGCACGTCCGTGTCGAGCGCCGTCATCGGCATGGTGCTGGCGAACACCGCGGACACCGCCGGCGGCGTCGCCGTCCCGACGATGCACGGCTTCCGCGTCTCCTTCCTCATCGCCACCGCCGCGGTCGCCGCCGGGCTGCTGCTGGCGCTGTTCCTGCCGGGGCAGCGGCCCTCGGGCACGCTCCAGCTACGGGCGAGCAGCGAGGAGGACGCTTCGCTGGAGCGGGCCGAGGAGGTGCTGCGGGGCTTCCAGGGGCGGGTGCTGTCCGCCGACGGGGCGCCGGTGGCGCGGGCCCGGGTCACGCTGATCGACCGGCACGGCCGCCGGGCGGGCGCGACGTACTCCGCGGACGACGGGGGTTACGCGCTCGCCGTGCCGGGATCGGGTTCCTACGTCCTGGCCGTCCGGGCCGCGGGACACGGACCGCACGCCTCGGCGGCGACGCACGCGGGGGACGGGCGGGCGGTGGTGGATCTGTCGTTGCCGGGGGAGACCGTCAGCGCGTAG